One Brachybacterium aquaticum genomic region harbors:
- a CDS encoding queuosine precursor transporter has protein sequence MTSPQRTHAPIAPRSGSPAGAVYADRGSSHFDILLAAMVTVVILSGIGAAKGVSFGTVPGTGFEIITDGGFFLFPLAYVLGDIITELYGPRTARRAILTSFAVSILASISYQVIIALPPFPDDYGMAKQEALELALGPVWIVVLAGLVGFLAGQSLNSAVVSRMKRRTGERGLIGRLFTSSGLGELVDTILFCTIASAAIGITTVEQWAEYTILGVLYKVLVQYAMIPVTSAVIRWLKRTDPTYQARLADAAA, from the coding sequence CATCACCGCAGAGAACCCACGCCCCCATCGCACCCCGGTCTGGAAGCCCCGCCGGCGCCGTCTACGCCGACCGGGGCAGCTCGCACTTCGACATCCTCCTGGCCGCCATGGTCACCGTCGTCATCCTCTCCGGCATCGGCGCCGCGAAGGGGGTCAGCTTCGGCACCGTCCCCGGGACGGGCTTCGAGATCATCACCGACGGCGGCTTCTTCCTCTTCCCCCTCGCCTACGTGCTCGGCGACATCATCACCGAGCTGTACGGCCCCCGCACCGCGCGTCGCGCGATCCTCACCTCCTTCGCCGTCAGCATCCTCGCCTCGATCTCCTACCAGGTGATCATCGCCCTGCCGCCGTTCCCCGACGACTATGGGATGGCGAAGCAGGAGGCCCTCGAGCTCGCGCTCGGGCCGGTCTGGATCGTGGTCCTCGCAGGCCTCGTCGGCTTCCTCGCCGGCCAGAGCCTGAACTCCGCCGTCGTCTCCCGCATGAAGCGGCGCACGGGGGAGCGGGGCCTCATCGGCCGCCTGTTCACCTCCAGCGGCCTCGGCGAGCTGGTGGACACCATCCTGTTCTGCACGATCGCGTCGGCCGCGATCGGCATCACCACCGTCGAGCAGTGGGCCGAGTACACGATCCTCGGCGTGCTCTACAAGGTGCTCGTCCAGTACGCGATGATCCCCGTGACCTCGGCCGTGATCCGCTGGCTGAAGCGCACCGACCCCACCTACCAGGCGCGACTGGCCGACGCCGCCGCCTGA
- a CDS encoding multidrug effflux MFS transporter — protein sequence MAAAADDTPRDHLTGGAPAEPSRTTGEHLPVPTATGGIPTITGAIPVLEDPADQARAHLPTEEQLAGTRGKVTAMVIVVLTTLSAIGPLATDMYIPAFPQVASELGTTASMMQLTLTAFFMGTAGGQIVAGPLSDRLGRRGPLLIGITLCLLASIGCMLAPSAELLMIMRVLQGIGGGFGMVLGRAVLIDMTDGPELFRIMNVMQGVGGVAPIVAPLLGGLILLVGQWREIFAVIAVMSLLSLIGVLFLIPESLPVERRHSGGFRTFLSNCRTLLGRRIFVAYLLVNAFSAFALMAYVSASSFVVQEMLGYSSTTYSISFAINSMGMMALSLLSAYLTRTIHPRRLIRVGLIVVSLASFALLIGSLFLDTPAWIVFPAFFLTVAPQGMIFGNGGALASDQAREFAGTGSAMLGLGFSFAASIAAPLVGLAGTHSSLPMAIAMVAGSLISVFFFVLAGRGSGADDGRLPGQA from the coding sequence GTGGCCGCCGCCGCCGACGACACCCCCCGAGACCACCTCACCGGCGGCGCCCCCGCCGAGCCCTCCCGCACCACCGGCGAGCATCTCCCGGTGCCCACCGCGACCGGCGGCATCCCCACCATCACCGGCGCGATCCCGGTGCTCGAGGACCCGGCCGACCAGGCGCGCGCGCACCTGCCCACCGAGGAGCAGCTGGCCGGCACGCGCGGCAAGGTGACCGCGATGGTGATCGTCGTGCTCACCACGCTCAGCGCCATCGGCCCTCTCGCCACCGACATGTACATCCCGGCGTTCCCGCAGGTCGCCTCCGAGCTCGGCACCACCGCCTCGATGATGCAGCTGACGCTGACGGCCTTCTTCATGGGCACCGCGGGCGGGCAGATCGTCGCCGGGCCCCTGTCCGATCGTCTCGGCCGACGGGGGCCGCTGCTCATCGGCATCACGCTCTGCCTGCTCGCCTCGATCGGGTGCATGCTCGCGCCGAGCGCCGAGCTGCTCATGATCATGCGCGTGCTCCAGGGCATCGGCGGCGGCTTCGGCATGGTGCTGGGCCGCGCGGTGCTCATCGACATGACCGACGGCCCCGAGCTGTTCCGCATCATGAACGTCATGCAGGGCGTGGGCGGCGTCGCCCCGATCGTCGCGCCGCTCCTGGGCGGGCTGATCCTGCTGGTGGGGCAGTGGCGCGAGATCTTCGCGGTGATCGCGGTGATGTCGCTGCTGTCCCTGATCGGCGTGCTCTTCCTGATCCCGGAGTCCCTGCCGGTGGAGCGACGGCACTCCGGCGGGTTCCGGACCTTCCTCAGCAACTGCCGCACGCTGCTGGGCCGGCGCATCTTCGTCGCCTACCTGCTGGTGAACGCGTTCTCCGCCTTCGCGCTCATGGCGTACGTGTCCGCGAGCTCCTTCGTGGTCCAGGAGATGCTCGGCTACTCGTCCACGACGTACTCGATCAGCTTCGCGATCAACTCGATGGGCATGATGGCGCTGTCGCTGCTGTCCGCCTACCTGACCCGCACCATCCATCCGCGCCGCCTGATCCGGGTGGGCCTGATCGTGGTGTCGCTGGCGAGCTTCGCGCTGCTGATCGGCAGCCTGTTCCTGGACACCCCGGCGTGGATCGTGTTCCCGGCGTTCTTCCTCACCGTCGCGCCGCAGGGCATGATCTTCGGCAACGGCGGCGCGCTCGCCTCGGACCAGGCGCGCGAGTTCGCCGGCACCGGCTCGGCGATGCTGGGCCTCGGCTTCTCCTTCGCCGCCTCGATCGCGGCGCCGCTCGTGGGCCTCGCGGGCACGCACTCCTCGCTGCCGATGGCGATCGCGATGGTCGCCGGCTCCCTGATCTCGGTGTTCTTCTTCGTGCTGGCCGGGCGGGGGAGCGGCGCCGACGACGGGCGCCTGCCCGGGCAGGCCTGA